In a single window of the Ciconia boyciana chromosome 7, ASM3463844v1, whole genome shotgun sequence genome:
- the TMEM275 gene encoding transmembrane protein 275 yields the protein MFSEKSSASLSQKPIQKKTRPQGLPSPALCCACGLCIMLAGINITLVGAFAFGTFLPVNNPPIIIGPILLVVAFTFFGACCICSRRPPAHGARKSKPGSNIGLIKPGNTAFEIETSEHTVQDTTAVQLSPTNSPISSKKSTPVHENAKTCKLFTMEGNGPVAKYTTGGEAIQLNLPRDLAAS from the coding sequence ATGTTCAGTGAAAAGAGCAGCGCCTCTTTGTCCCAGAAACCCATCCAGAAAAAGACACGACCTCAgggcctcccctcccctgctctctgctgcgCTTGTGGACTTTGCATCATGCTAGCAGGGATCAACATCACTTTAGTGGGAGCATTTGCCTTTGGGACCTTCCTCCCCGTGAACAACCCTCCCATCATCATCGGACCCATCTTGCTGGTGGTGGCCTTCACGTTCTTCGGTGCCTGCTGCATCTGCAGCCGGAGGCCCCCAGCTCATGGGGCCAGGAAATCCAAACCAGGTTCCAACATTGGGCTCATCAAACCTGGCAACACAGCCTTTGAAATTGAAACTAGTGAGCACACAGTGCAGGATACCACTGCTGTTCAGCTGAGCCCCACAAATTCCCCCATCTCCTCGAAAAAATCCACACCGGTTCATGAGAACGCGAAGACTTGCAAGCTCTTCACCATGGAAGGCAATGGGCCGGTGGCCAAGTACACCACAGGAGGAGAGGCAATACAGCTTAACTTGCCCAGGGACCTGGCTGCATCCTAA